The Parachlamydia acanthamoebae genome has a window encoding:
- a CDS encoding DHHA1 domain-containing protein: protein MKTQPQKLQERIEKLVEENKQLAQEMKNLKKGKMEGMVTELSQQTEVIHHIPTIIAKVDVPAAELRNFLELLQAKMGSGVIALGVTEEDKCHLIIRVSDDLVAKGINASQLIKTLAPMIEGTGGGKPNMAQAGGKAPQKLTEALAKFRELLQAS from the coding sequence TTGAAAACACAACCGCAAAAATTGCAAGAAAGGATTGAGAAGCTAGTTGAAGAAAACAAGCAGCTCGCTCAGGAAATGAAAAACTTGAAAAAAGGCAAGATGGAAGGGATGGTCACAGAACTTTCACAACAAACCGAAGTGATTCATCATATTCCCACAATTATAGCCAAAGTGGATGTGCCAGCAGCTGAGCTACGCAATTTCCTTGAACTTTTGCAAGCCAAAATGGGATCAGGTGTCATTGCCCTGGGTGTCACAGAAGAAGATAAATGCCATCTTATTATTCGTGTCAGCGATGATCTTGTTGCAAAAGGTATCAATGCTTCTCAACTTATTAAGACATTGGCTCCTATGATTGAAGGCACAGGTGGTGGAAAGCCCAATATGGCTCAAGCCGGTGGTAAGGCTCCTCAAAAACTGACAGAGGCTTTGGCAAAATTCCGCGAACTTTTACAAGCGTCGTAA
- the tsaB gene encoding tRNA (adenosine(37)-N6)-threonylcarbamoyltransferase complex dimerization subunit type 1 TsaB: protein MNYSLLIETSTERGLIAIFADTAVVYQQAFPFGHSSSSYLLPAIQEGLSFLKIGPHDLTKIICGAGPGSYTGLRMGVMSAKMLSYSLKIPLVGVSSLKSWIPTRDCHFSALIDARIGGVYIQSGELNQGKISFESKPKLCLLADLAQEIEKSEVLISPNLSILQSKILQAYPSLQKEWVEAAPSPQALYEAAQEEIQMGHVSSEGDIEILYLRKTQAEIEKEKK, encoded by the coding sequence ATGAACTATTCTCTTTTAATTGAAACAAGTACTGAGCGGGGTTTAATTGCAATTTTTGCAGACACCGCCGTTGTCTATCAACAAGCTTTTCCTTTTGGACATAGCAGTTCCTCCTACCTGCTTCCTGCCATTCAAGAAGGATTATCCTTCTTGAAAATAGGCCCTCATGATCTTACTAAAATCATTTGTGGTGCCGGTCCTGGTTCCTATACAGGCCTGAGAATGGGAGTCATGAGTGCCAAAATGCTCTCTTATTCCTTAAAAATCCCCTTAGTGGGTGTTTCCAGTTTAAAAAGCTGGATTCCGACAAGAGATTGCCACTTTTCAGCACTAATTGACGCCCGCATTGGGGGCGTTTATATTCAATCGGGGGAGCTCAATCAGGGAAAAATTTCTTTTGAAAGCAAACCTAAACTTTGCCTTTTAGCCGATTTAGCACAAGAAATTGAAAAAAGTGAGGTGTTAATTTCACCCAATTTATCGATTTTGCAATCTAAAATCCTTCAAGCCTATCCTTCGCTACAGAAAGAATGGGTTGAAGCAGCTCCCTCTCCACAAGCTTTATATGAAGCGGCTCAAGAAGAGATTCAAATGGGTCATGTTTCATCGGAGGGAGACATTGAGATTCTGTACTTGAGAAAAACACAAGCTGAAATTGAGAAAGAAAAAAAATAG
- a CDS encoding NAD(P)-dependent oxidoreductase — MRKTMSKNIAFIGLGNMGFPLAENLLKAGFPLWVYNRTAERAKPLLNQGAHLLDSPKEAFEKSSILISMLSNDQALEEIVEGEKGILKTIRTGCVHVSMSTISPETADKMATLHAEKGAAFVCAPVFGRPDAAAAQKLWICIAGDPHAKVLVRPILEKLGQGVADFGAKPSHACLVKISGNFLILSAIEAMGESFALLKKSGIDIHAAAALYTQSILACPVYQNYSKIIVDQAFEDAGFKMTLGLKDVNLVLNEAEKKSVPLPLASLLHNRLMTGLAKQRQNLDWSAITLQAFEDAALED; from the coding sequence TTGAGGAAAACAATGAGCAAAAATATTGCCTTTATCGGGCTCGGAAATATGGGATTTCCTTTAGCTGAAAATCTATTGAAAGCTGGATTTCCCCTATGGGTTTACAATCGCACAGCCGAAAGAGCTAAGCCCTTATTAAATCAAGGAGCACATTTGCTCGATTCGCCAAAAGAGGCTTTTGAGAAAAGTTCGATTTTGATTTCAATGCTTTCCAATGACCAAGCTCTTGAAGAGATAGTCGAAGGAGAGAAGGGCATTTTAAAGACTATTCGGACAGGATGTGTGCACGTTTCAATGAGTACAATCTCTCCAGAAACTGCCGATAAAATGGCTACCTTGCATGCGGAAAAGGGCGCGGCCTTCGTCTGTGCACCCGTTTTTGGCCGTCCAGATGCTGCGGCCGCGCAAAAGTTATGGATTTGTATTGCAGGAGATCCGCATGCGAAAGTTTTGGTGCGCCCCATTCTTGAAAAATTGGGACAAGGTGTAGCAGATTTTGGGGCTAAACCCTCACATGCTTGTTTAGTTAAAATTTCAGGAAATTTTTTGATTTTATCCGCTATCGAAGCCATGGGAGAGTCTTTTGCTTTATTAAAAAAAAGTGGCATAGATATTCATGCAGCTGCAGCATTATACACCCAAAGCATTTTGGCATGTCCTGTTTATCAAAACTATAGCAAGATTATTGTTGATCAAGCATTTGAAGATGCGGGATTTAAGATGACATTAGGCTTAAAAGATGTAAATCTTGTGCTGAACGAAGCAGAAAAGAAGTCCGTTCCTTTGCCGCTTGCATCGCTTTTACATAACCGTCTCATGACGGGACTTGCGAAGCAAAGACAGAATTTAGACTGGTCGGCGATTACTTTACAAGCTTTTGAGGATGCTGCTCTTGAGGATTAA
- a CDS encoding alpha/beta hydrolase, producing the protein MTRIDKLGEPEFRAPHYPPQKKRNKLTKISFCLFSAAMFPLLLAKSAMQKMTGRIIVPSQHRLKRLYLDQKRNKFLNEKMDPQYQMKRITIQAADKVKLDTAAILHPEESRKAPKEQKWLVFFNGNNFAYERYLTVHQKLSKELGINVYSGNYRGVGHSEKSPTRANDLVLDGEAMVQYLLHQGVPPENIILHGWSLGGGVATAVAAKYPNMKLVNDRSFGTLKKGVKSVVPFFGTLASHFTSILGWNLNSAKNWKKIEENNKAIIIHKKDGVIAYKASLYNTLKKSAMEKKDRLAKKVRKKLKAKKQPIDTHYTQTYKPTLTLRSRGLYDKDPHSIKLTKLDIYESYLNIVRYLLKINPQEQHPQKLVK; encoded by the coding sequence ATGACACGTATAGATAAGCTTGGAGAACCAGAGTTTAGAGCTCCCCACTATCCTCCCCAAAAAAAGCGCAACAAATTAACTAAAATTTCTTTCTGTTTGTTTTCTGCTGCCATGTTCCCTCTGCTCTTAGCGAAATCTGCCATGCAAAAAATGACGGGCAGAATCATTGTCCCCTCACAGCATCGTTTAAAACGACTTTATTTGGATCAAAAACGGAATAAATTTCTGAATGAAAAAATGGATCCGCAATACCAAATGAAGCGAATCACGATTCAAGCAGCTGATAAAGTCAAACTTGATACGGCCGCCATTTTACATCCTGAAGAATCCAGAAAAGCTCCAAAAGAACAAAAATGGTTAGTTTTTTTTAATGGTAATAACTTTGCTTATGAACGTTATTTAACTGTTCATCAAAAATTGTCCAAAGAACTTGGGATCAATGTCTATTCAGGAAATTACCGAGGAGTGGGGCACAGCGAAAAAAGTCCCACAAGAGCGAACGATTTGGTTTTGGATGGAGAAGCCATGGTGCAATACCTTCTTCACCAAGGGGTTCCCCCCGAAAATATCATTCTACATGGATGGTCACTGGGTGGAGGCGTGGCAACAGCTGTTGCCGCAAAATATCCAAACATGAAACTGGTCAATGACCGCTCTTTTGGAACCTTAAAAAAGGGAGTCAAATCTGTGGTCCCCTTTTTTGGAACCCTTGCTTCTCATTTTACTTCAATCTTAGGATGGAATTTGAATTCCGCTAAAAATTGGAAAAAAATTGAAGAAAACAATAAAGCAATCATTATTCATAAAAAAGATGGTGTGATTGCCTATAAAGCCTCTTTATATAACACCCTGAAAAAATCGGCGATGGAAAAAAAGGATAGGCTAGCCAAAAAAGTGAGGAAAAAACTTAAGGCCAAAAAGCAACCGATAGATACCCACTATACCCAAACCTATAAACCGACTTTAACGTTGCGCTCTAGGGGTCTTTATGATAAAGACCCCCACTCGATTAAACTGACCAAATTGGATATCTATGAGAGCTACCTAAATATTGTACGATATCTTTTAAAGATTAATCCTCAAGAGCAGCATCCTCAAAAGCTTGTAAAGTAA
- a CDS encoding alpha/beta hydrolase — MQTERFGPPVFSVQNHQDIFKIQEKKELEKAKKSKITHKLLAPLFFLPRVAKRGLQKLVGKIILPSQFSSKKTLDEYYDAATGPLFSKNQNRFTIQTADGVKLDTMTITHASEAAKDPKDQKWLVFFNGNGMTYEEMVPELQILFGRLGVNIYTGNYRGVGYSEKSPSKAEDLVIDGEAMVQYLLNQGIQPENIVLYGWSLGGAVATHVAALHQNEEFPEKGIRLVNDRSFSTLKKEVSHLLPVIGGLASRLIGPLKWNLNSLENWKKIDNNNKALLFHKDDPVIPYKASLYKGLKESSMSEDDKKAKKERRKFKAKKRDYDKNYPQDYKPDTYIRSRGKYNNRFYGNAHVTPPSFLDVYDDLWDPNGISLLDTIRKLLNIQKADFR; from the coding sequence ATGCAAACTGAAAGATTTGGACCTCCTGTTTTTAGTGTTCAAAATCATCAGGACATTTTTAAAATTCAAGAGAAAAAAGAACTAGAAAAAGCTAAAAAAAGCAAAATCACACACAAACTTCTAGCCCCTCTCTTTTTTTTGCCGCGTGTTGCAAAACGTGGATTACAGAAGTTAGTCGGAAAAATTATTTTGCCAAGCCAGTTTAGCTCTAAAAAAACATTAGATGAATATTACGACGCCGCTACCGGCCCCCTATTCAGCAAAAATCAAAATCGTTTCACTATTCAAACGGCAGATGGTGTGAAACTAGACACCATGACAATCACGCACGCATCAGAAGCAGCAAAAGATCCAAAAGATCAAAAATGGCTCGTCTTCTTTAACGGAAATGGAATGACTTATGAAGAAATGGTTCCTGAATTACAAATACTCTTCGGCAGACTTGGAGTTAACATTTATACAGGTAATTACAGAGGCGTTGGCTACAGTGAAAAAAGCCCCTCAAAAGCAGAAGACTTGGTCATCGATGGAGAAGCGATGGTTCAATACTTATTGAACCAAGGGATTCAACCTGAAAATATCGTTCTTTACGGCTGGTCGCTTGGAGGAGCCGTTGCCACACATGTGGCAGCTTTACATCAAAATGAAGAATTCCCTGAAAAAGGGATCCGCCTTGTAAATGATCGCTCTTTTAGCACCCTAAAAAAGGAAGTTTCACATCTTCTGCCTGTGATTGGAGGACTTGCTTCTCGCCTTATCGGCCCTCTAAAATGGAATTTGAATTCACTCGAAAATTGGAAAAAAATTGATAACAACAATAAAGCCCTTCTTTTCCACAAAGACGACCCTGTTATTCCTTATAAGGCTTCGTTGTACAAAGGATTAAAAGAATCGTCCATGAGTGAGGACGATAAAAAAGCAAAAAAAGAAAGACGAAAATTCAAAGCGAAGAAACGCGATTACGACAAAAATTACCCACAAGATTACAAGCCGGATACTTATATCCGCTCTAGAGGGAAATATAACAATAGATTTTATGGTAACGCACACGTTACGCCCCCTTCTTTTCTTGATGTGTATGATGACCTCTGGGATCCTAATGGCATTAGCCTACTGGACACCATTAGAAAGTTATTGAATATTCAGAAAGCGGATTTCAGATAA
- a CDS encoding deoxyguanosinetriphosphate triphosphohydrolase family protein, protein MHTLKKQPTLDLTEGDFFAVHRHFVEESETHYLHAHAAFSKNHSRYFGPQQDHRLPYKRDVDRIVHSKAYARYVDKTQVVYLVKNDHITHRSLHVQLVSNFARGIAEILRLNLDLVEAIALGHDVGHPPFGHEGERYLSTLAQEYGLPAFAHPWQSCHLFTHIEPLNLGLNVYDGFLCHDGGMQGHILKPKFGKTWDDHFNERDLKLKDPDFNIIPGTMEGCLVKLCDTISYLGRDIEDAIHLKILDREMVPQTILGTSNGEILSYVARDMIKNSYGKDYIAISEEVLDALKILRKFNFKHIYVHPLLKVESKKVQRSYRILLETLLKDHQTNGENSHLWTHFLHNKTDSYRSQTSEIQQLFDYISGMTDNYFVRTLQQLIVPMPIEL, encoded by the coding sequence ATGCATACATTAAAAAAGCAGCCCACTCTGGATTTGACTGAAGGAGATTTTTTTGCGGTTCATCGCCATTTTGTTGAAGAGAGCGAAACACATTATTTACATGCACACGCAGCCTTTTCCAAAAACCATAGCCGCTATTTTGGCCCTCAGCAAGACCATCGGCTTCCTTACAAACGTGATGTCGATCGCATTGTGCATTCTAAGGCCTATGCACGCTATGTGGACAAAACTCAAGTTGTCTATCTTGTAAAAAATGATCACATCACCCACCGCAGTCTGCACGTCCAACTTGTTAGCAACTTTGCGCGTGGCATCGCAGAGATTCTGCGTCTTAATCTCGATTTAGTTGAAGCCATTGCCCTGGGTCATGATGTTGGTCACCCCCCTTTTGGACATGAAGGTGAGCGATACCTTTCCACACTTGCACAAGAATATGGGTTACCCGCTTTTGCTCATCCCTGGCAATCTTGTCACTTGTTTACACATATCGAACCCCTCAATCTAGGCTTAAATGTCTATGATGGCTTTCTTTGCCATGATGGTGGAATGCAAGGACATATTCTCAAGCCTAAATTTGGGAAAACCTGGGATGATCACTTTAATGAAAGAGATTTAAAATTAAAGGATCCTGATTTCAATATTATTCCAGGCACAATGGAAGGATGCCTAGTTAAACTTTGCGACACGATTAGCTATTTAGGACGGGATATTGAAGACGCTATCCATTTAAAAATTTTAGATCGCGAAATGGTCCCCCAAACAATCCTAGGAACGTCAAATGGAGAAATCCTCTCCTATGTAGCTCGAGACATGATCAAAAACAGCTACGGGAAAGATTATATCGCCATTTCTGAAGAAGTTTTGGATGCTTTAAAAATCCTCCGAAAATTCAATTTTAAGCATATCTACGTCCACCCCTTGCTAAAAGTTGAATCTAAAAAGGTACAGCGAAGTTACCGAATCTTGCTAGAAACCCTGTTGAAAGATCATCAAACAAATGGAGAAAATAGCCATCTGTGGACGCATTTTCTTCATAACAAAACGGATAGCTATCGTTCGCAAACTTCTGAAATCCAGCAATTATTCGACTACATTTCTGGAATGACAGATAATTATTTCGTACGTACGCTACAACAACTTATTGTCCCCATGCCCATAGAATTGTAA
- the alaS gene encoding alanine--tRNA ligase, which produces METQRIRRQFLNYFKEHGHRVVSSSPVFPHDDPSLLFTNAGMNQFKDVFLGKSARDYHRATTSQKCIRVGGKHNDLENVGHTSRHLTFFEMLGNFSFGDYFKAEAIQFAWDISTQVFGFDPQHIWPTVFRDDEEAFELWTRYVPASKITRFGEKDNFWSMGEVGPCGPCSELYYDRGSKYGPANNPSEDVTGERYLEFWNLVFMQFNRLEDGSLSPLPRPSIDTGAGIERVVGLKMGVDSVFGTDVLRELIAQTEQVFNKSYDPTNIQTAPAFHVIADHLRCLAFAIADGVQPSNVDRGYVLRKVLRRAVRYGRSLGMDTPFLADILPRLVATMGEDYKELVQAQQRIAEILTVEEEAFLRTLRRGGNILNQIIEGAQNTHHRISGDDAFKLKDTYGFPLEEIELIARDANLVIDKERFELLENEAKERSRQVQKTTQQIASTNLFVDFVKTHAATTFLGYEQLSARATVTGLVVDQQFVNQIIAGQDAMIILDQTPFYAEMGGQIGDTGTIVNHQGMSFQVTNTISPYQGVIAHVGTLTHGHLKVGDSVEASVDAPRRQKIENNHTATHLLHWALHHVLGEHVKQAGSVVEPGRLRFDFSHHKPLTKQELNEIENLVNQRIRLNLPVKTYEIAYEEAQKSTDIKQFFGEKYGAKVRVVDAEFSKELCGGTHTSALGNIGLFRIAKEGSIAAGGRRIEKAYLAIANSSSIPWQSY; this is translated from the coding sequence ATGGAGACTCAAAGAATCCGTCGCCAATTCCTTAATTATTTCAAAGAGCATGGACACCGTGTGGTTTCTTCATCCCCTGTTTTCCCACATGATGACCCATCGCTTTTATTTACAAACGCCGGCATGAATCAATTTAAAGATGTTTTTCTAGGGAAAAGTGCGCGCGATTACCACCGTGCTACAACTAGTCAAAAATGTATTCGCGTGGGAGGCAAACACAACGACCTAGAAAATGTAGGCCACACAAGCCGCCACCTTACCTTTTTTGAAATGTTGGGAAATTTCTCTTTTGGTGACTATTTTAAAGCAGAAGCGATTCAATTTGCCTGGGATATTTCAACCCAAGTTTTTGGATTTGATCCTCAGCACATTTGGCCAACCGTTTTCCGCGATGATGAAGAAGCTTTTGAACTTTGGACTCGCTACGTGCCCGCCAGCAAAATTACACGCTTTGGAGAAAAAGACAACTTTTGGAGCATGGGTGAAGTTGGTCCCTGTGGCCCCTGCTCAGAGCTGTACTATGACCGTGGTTCCAAATATGGTCCCGCAAATAATCCTTCTGAAGATGTCACTGGCGAACGCTATTTAGAGTTCTGGAATCTTGTTTTCATGCAATTTAACCGCCTTGAAGATGGTTCTCTATCTCCACTTCCTAGACCCTCCATTGATACTGGAGCAGGTATTGAACGGGTTGTCGGATTAAAAATGGGCGTGGACTCCGTATTTGGTACCGATGTCCTGCGAGAATTAATTGCCCAAACCGAACAAGTTTTCAATAAATCCTACGATCCCACAAATATCCAAACAGCTCCAGCATTCCATGTGATTGCAGATCACCTCCGCTGCTTGGCATTTGCTATCGCAGATGGTGTGCAACCTAGCAACGTCGACCGGGGCTATGTACTCCGAAAAGTGTTAAGACGCGCGGTACGCTATGGCCGCTCACTTGGCATGGACACCCCTTTCCTTGCCGATATTTTACCTCGCCTCGTCGCAACTATGGGTGAAGACTACAAAGAGCTTGTACAAGCCCAACAAAGAATTGCAGAAATTTTGACTGTCGAAGAAGAAGCTTTTCTTCGTACACTTCGACGGGGAGGGAATATCCTCAATCAGATTATCGAAGGTGCTCAAAATACCCATCACCGCATTTCAGGGGACGATGCCTTTAAATTAAAAGACACGTATGGATTTCCGCTAGAAGAGATCGAACTGATCGCTCGTGATGCAAACTTAGTCATCGATAAAGAACGGTTTGAGCTCTTGGAAAATGAAGCGAAAGAAAGATCACGGCAAGTGCAAAAAACGACTCAGCAAATTGCATCTACCAATCTTTTTGTCGACTTTGTCAAAACACATGCTGCGACAACATTTTTAGGATATGAGCAACTCAGTGCTAGAGCAACTGTAACAGGGCTTGTAGTGGATCAACAGTTTGTCAATCAAATCATTGCGGGCCAAGATGCCATGATTATTCTTGATCAAACGCCATTCTATGCAGAAATGGGTGGACAAATTGGCGATACAGGAACCATTGTGAACCATCAAGGGATGTCTTTCCAAGTCACCAACACTATTTCTCCTTATCAAGGCGTGATTGCACATGTGGGAACATTGACACATGGTCATTTAAAAGTAGGAGATTCTGTAGAAGCATCTGTCGATGCCCCTCGCAGACAGAAAATCGAGAATAACCACACTGCCACACACCTTCTTCATTGGGCTCTTCACCATGTTTTGGGTGAACATGTGAAACAAGCAGGGTCCGTTGTAGAACCTGGTCGCTTACGTTTTGACTTCAGCCACCACAAGCCTTTGACAAAACAAGAGCTTAATGAAATTGAAAATCTTGTGAACCAAAGAATTAGATTGAATCTCCCTGTAAAAACATACGAAATCGCTTATGAAGAAGCCCAAAAGAGCACCGACATTAAGCAATTCTTCGGTGAAAAATATGGGGCTAAAGTGCGCGTTGTTGATGCGGAGTTTTCAAAAGAACTTTGCGGGGGCACACATACTTCTGCCTTGGGTAATATTGGGTTATTTCGGATCGCGAAAGAAGGCAGCATTGCGGCGGGGGGGCGGCGTATCGAGAAAGCCTATCTCGCCATAGCGAACAGTTCATCGATTCCCTGGCAGAGCTATTGA